One window from the genome of Enterobacter asburiae encodes:
- the flgG gene encoding flagellar basal-body rod protein FlgG, with product MISSLWIAKTGLDAQQTNMDVIANNLANVSTNGFKRQRAVFEDLLYQTIRQPGAQSSEQTTLPSGLQIGTGVRPVATERLHSQGNLSQTNNSKDVAIKGQGFFQVQLPDGTSAYTRDGSFQVDQNGQLVTAGGFQVQPAITIPANALSITIGRDGVVSVTQQGQAAPVQVGQLNLTTFMNDTGLESIGENLYTETQSSGTPNESTPGLNGAGLLYQGYVETSNVNVAEELVNMIQVQRAYEINSKAVSTTDQMLQKLTQL from the coding sequence ATGATCAGTTCTTTATGGATCGCGAAAACTGGCCTGGACGCCCAGCAAACCAATATGGACGTGATTGCCAACAACCTGGCAAACGTGAGCACCAATGGTTTCAAGCGTCAGCGTGCCGTTTTCGAAGATTTGCTTTATCAAACCATCCGCCAGCCGGGCGCGCAGTCTTCTGAACAGACGACGCTGCCGTCGGGCCTGCAGATCGGTACCGGCGTTCGCCCGGTGGCCACTGAGCGTCTGCACAGCCAGGGCAACCTGTCTCAGACCAACAACAGTAAAGATGTGGCCATTAAAGGGCAGGGTTTCTTCCAGGTGCAGCTGCCTGACGGTACCTCGGCCTATACCCGTGACGGCTCATTCCAGGTGGATCAGAACGGCCAGCTGGTGACGGCGGGCGGTTTCCAGGTTCAGCCTGCAATTACCATCCCGGCGAACGCCCTGAGCATCACCATCGGACGTGACGGTGTGGTCAGCGTGACCCAGCAGGGACAGGCCGCGCCGGTTCAGGTTGGGCAGCTCAACCTGACCACCTTCATGAACGATACCGGTCTGGAAAGCATTGGTGAGAACCTCTACACCGAAACGCAATCCTCCGGTACGCCTAATGAGAGCACCCCGGGCCTGAACGGTGCGGGCCTGCTGTATCAGGGTTATGTTGAAACGTCCAACGTGAACGTGGCGGAAGAGCTGGTGAATATGATCCAGGTTCAGCGCGCGTATGAAATTAACAGTAAAGCAGTGTCGACGACCGACCAGATGCTGCAGAAACTGACGCAACTCTAA
- the flgH gene encoding flagellar basal body L-ring protein FlgH: MQKNAAFRYPILTVLAVTLSGCALIPSKPLVQGATTAQPVPGPAPVVNGSIFQTAQPINYGYQPLFEDRRPRNVGDTLTIVLQENVSASKSSSANASRDGKTNFGFDTVPRYLEGLFGNARADVNASGGNTFNGKGGANASNTFSGTLTVTVDQVLVNGNLHVVGEKQIAINQGTEFIRFSGVVNPRTISGTNTVPSTQVADARIEYVGNGYINEAQNMGWLQRFFLNLSPM; this comes from the coding sequence ATGCAAAAAAACGCGGCGTTTCGTTATCCGATACTGACTGTTCTGGCTGTCACCCTCAGCGGGTGTGCTTTGATCCCGTCTAAACCATTGGTCCAGGGTGCGACGACTGCCCAACCCGTTCCTGGCCCTGCGCCAGTGGTCAACGGCTCCATTTTCCAGACCGCGCAGCCGATTAATTACGGCTATCAGCCGCTGTTTGAAGATCGCCGCCCGCGTAACGTCGGCGATACATTGACCATTGTGCTGCAGGAAAACGTCAGCGCGAGCAAGAGCTCGTCGGCGAACGCCAGCCGCGATGGCAAAACCAATTTTGGCTTCGATACCGTGCCACGCTATCTCGAAGGGCTGTTCGGCAACGCGCGTGCTGATGTGAACGCGTCCGGCGGCAATACCTTTAACGGCAAAGGCGGCGCGAACGCCAGCAATACCTTCAGCGGTACGCTGACGGTCACGGTTGACCAGGTACTGGTTAACGGCAACTTACACGTTGTGGGTGAAAAACAGATCGCCATCAACCAGGGCACTGAATTCATTCGCTTCTCGGGCGTGGTTAACCCTCGCACCATCAGCGGCACCAACACCGTTCCGTCCACCCAGGTGGCGGATGCACGCATTGAGTACGTCGGCAACGGCTATATCAATGAAGCGCAAAATATGGGTTGGCTGCAGCGCTTCTTCCTTAATTTATCGCCGATGTAA
- the flgJ gene encoding flagellar assembly peptidoglycan hydrolase FlgJ, protein MLTDSKLLTSAAWDAQSLNELKTKAGKDPAANIRPVARQVEGMFVQMMLKSMRETLPKDGMFSSDSTRLYTSMYDQQIAQQMTAGKGLGLADMIVKQTEAAQGIQLQEQPQQVPMKFDLETVTSYQNQALTQLVRKAIPKATESGDEPLSGDSKDFLAQLSLPARLASQQSGVPHHLILAQAALESGWGQRQIRKENGEPSFNIFGVKATSSWKGPTTEITTTEYENGAAVKVKAKFRVYSSYLEALSDYVGLLSRNPRYTAVTQAATAEQGAQALQNAGYATDPNYARKLTSMIQQLKSMGEKVSKAYSTDIENLF, encoded by the coding sequence ATGCTGACCGATAGCAAACTGTTGACCAGTGCCGCCTGGGACGCCCAGTCGCTCAACGAACTGAAAACCAAAGCAGGCAAAGACCCGGCGGCGAACATCCGCCCGGTCGCCCGCCAGGTGGAAGGGATGTTTGTACAGATGATGCTGAAAAGCATGCGTGAAACCCTGCCGAAAGACGGGATGTTCAGCAGTGATTCAACGCGTCTCTACACCAGCATGTATGACCAGCAGATTGCGCAGCAGATGACAGCCGGTAAAGGCCTCGGTCTGGCTGACATGATTGTGAAACAGACCGAAGCCGCGCAGGGTATTCAGCTTCAGGAGCAGCCGCAGCAGGTACCGATGAAGTTCGACCTGGAAACGGTGACCAGTTATCAGAACCAGGCCCTGACGCAGCTGGTGCGTAAAGCCATACCTAAAGCGACGGAGAGCGGCGATGAGCCGCTCTCGGGTGACAGCAAAGACTTCCTGGCGCAGCTTTCTCTGCCTGCGCGCCTTGCCAGCCAGCAGAGCGGCGTGCCGCATCACCTGATTCTGGCGCAGGCTGCGCTGGAGTCGGGCTGGGGACAGCGCCAGATCCGCAAGGAAAACGGCGAGCCGAGCTTCAACATCTTCGGCGTGAAAGCCACCTCCAGCTGGAAGGGGCCGACGACGGAGATCACGACCACGGAATACGAGAACGGTGCGGCGGTGAAGGTCAAAGCAAAATTCCGCGTCTACAGCTCTTATCTGGAAGCATTGTCCGATTATGTCGGCCTGCTGAGCCGAAATCCGCGTTATACCGCCGTTACGCAGGCGGCGACGGCGGAGCAGGGTGCTCAGGCGCTGCAAAACGCGGGCTACGCGACTGACCCGAACTATGCACGTAAGCTCACCAGCATGATCCAGCAGCTGAAATCCATGGGCGAGAAGGTCAGCAAAGCCTATAGCACAGATATTGAAAATCTGTTCTGA
- a CDS encoding flagellar basal body P-ring protein FlgI, producing the protein MFKSIFAVALALVATFAQADRIRDLTSVQGVRENSLIGYGLVVGLDGTGDQTTQTPFTTQSLNNMLSQLGITVPAGTNMQLKNVAAVMVTASYPAFARQGQTIDVVVSSMGNAKSLRGGTLLMTPLKGVDSQVYALAQGNILVGGAGASAGGSSVQVNQLNGGRITNGAIIERELPTQFGAGNTINLQLNNEDFTMAQQIADTINRSRGYGNATALDARTVQIRTSTGSSNQVRMLADIQNMEVNVPVQDAKVIINSRTGSVVMNREVSLDSCAVAQGNLSVTVNRSANVSQPNTPFGGGQTVVTPQTQIDMRQSGGSLQSVRSSANLNSVVRALNALGATPMDLMSILQSMQSAGCLRAKLEII; encoded by the coding sequence ATGTTTAAATCGATCTTCGCCGTGGCGCTCGCGCTGGTGGCAACATTTGCCCAGGCTGACCGTATTCGCGATCTCACCAGCGTTCAGGGCGTACGTGAAAACTCCCTGATTGGCTACGGCCTGGTGGTGGGTCTGGATGGTACCGGTGACCAGACGACCCAGACGCCGTTCACCACCCAAAGCCTGAACAACATGCTTTCTCAGCTCGGCATTACCGTGCCGGCGGGAACCAACATGCAACTGAAAAACGTGGCCGCGGTCATGGTCACCGCGTCCTACCCGGCGTTTGCGCGTCAGGGGCAGACCATTGATGTGGTGGTCTCCTCAATGGGTAACGCCAAAAGCCTGCGCGGCGGTACGCTGCTGATGACCCCGCTGAAAGGCGTTGACAGCCAGGTGTATGCGCTGGCGCAGGGGAACATTCTGGTTGGCGGTGCGGGTGCATCCGCAGGTGGAAGCAGCGTGCAGGTGAACCAGCTGAACGGTGGACGTATCACCAACGGTGCGATCATTGAGCGTGAACTGCCGACCCAGTTTGGCGCGGGCAACACCATCAACCTGCAGCTCAATAATGAAGACTTCACGATGGCGCAGCAAATTGCCGATACCATCAACCGCAGCCGCGGCTACGGTAATGCAACGGCACTCGATGCGCGCACCGTGCAGATCCGTACCTCCACCGGCAGCAGCAACCAGGTGCGCATGCTGGCGGATATCCAGAATATGGAAGTGAACGTTCCGGTGCAGGATGCGAAAGTGATCATCAACTCCCGTACCGGCTCGGTGGTGATGAACCGGGAAGTGTCGCTGGACAGCTGTGCCGTGGCGCAGGGGAATCTCTCCGTGACGGTAAACCGCTCCGCGAACGTGAGCCAGCCGAATACGCCATTTGGTGGCGGTCAGACGGTGGTGACGCCGCAAACGCAGATTGATATGCGTCAGAGCGGCGGGTCGCTGCAGAGCGTTCGCTCCAGCGCCAACCTGAACAGCGTGGTACGTGCCCTGAACGCCCTGGGGGCAACGCCGATGGACCTGATGTCTATCCTGCAATCCATGCAAAGCGCGGGCTGCCTGCGCGCCAAACTGGAAATCATCTAA
- a CDS encoding flagellar basal body rod protein FlgF — protein MDHAIYTAMGAASQTLNQQAVTASNLANASTPGFRAQLNALRAVPVEGLSLPTRTLVTASTPGADMTPGQMDYTSRPLDVALQQDGWLAVQTADGSEGYTRNGNIQVSATGQLTIQGHPVMGEAGPLTVPEGSELTIAADGTISALNPGDPANTVAPVGRLKLVKAEGKDVQRGDDGMFRLTQAAQATRGATLQADPSIRVMSGVLEGSNVKPVEAMTDMIASARRFEMQMKIISSVDENAGKANQLLAMS, from the coding sequence ATGGATCACGCAATATATACCGCGATGGGCGCGGCAAGCCAGACGCTCAATCAGCAGGCCGTTACTGCCAGCAACCTGGCAAACGCCTCGACGCCGGGCTTTCGCGCGCAGCTTAATGCGCTGCGCGCGGTGCCGGTTGAAGGGCTTTCTCTGCCAACCCGTACGCTGGTGACGGCATCAACCCCTGGCGCAGATATGACGCCAGGGCAGATGGACTACACCTCGCGCCCGCTGGACGTTGCCCTGCAGCAGGACGGCTGGCTGGCGGTGCAAACTGCGGACGGCAGCGAAGGTTATACCCGTAACGGCAATATCCAGGTGAGCGCGACGGGCCAGCTGACGATTCAGGGCCATCCGGTGATGGGTGAAGCGGGCCCGCTGACCGTGCCGGAAGGCTCTGAGCTGACTATCGCCGCGGACGGCACCATTTCGGCGCTGAACCCGGGCGACCCGGCCAACACCGTTGCGCCCGTCGGACGTCTGAAGCTGGTTAAGGCGGAAGGCAAAGACGTGCAGCGTGGCGATGACGGCATGTTCCGTCTGACCCAGGCGGCGCAGGCGACGCGTGGTGCCACGTTACAGGCCGATCCGAGCATCCGCGTGATGTCCGGCGTTCTGGAAGGCAGCAACGTCAAGCCGGTTGAAGCCATGACCGACATGATTGCCAGCGCCCGTCGTTTTGAAATGCAGATGAAGATCATCAGCAGCGTGGATGAAAACGCGGGCAAAGCTAACCAACTTCTGGCTATGAGTTAA
- the flgE gene encoding flagellar hook protein FlgE, with protein MAFSQAVSGLNAAATNLDVIGNNIANSATYGFKSGSASFADMFAGSKVGLGVKVAGITQDFTDGTTTNTGRGLDVAISQNGFFRMVDSNGSVFYSRNGQFKLDENRTLVNMQGMQLTGYPVAGTPPTVQTGANPQAITIPNTLMAAKSTTTASQQINLNSTDPVQTAPFDATNPDTYNKKGTVTVFDSQGNAHNMYVYYVKTADNKWDLYTQDGSVAGSTAAKAAQMNFDANGNLAGVYNYDAAGVLSATPNATPAINITTGSVSGATAATFSLSFQNSMQQNTGANNIVATNQNGFKPGDLVSYQINDDGTVVGNYSNEQTQVLGQIVLANFANNEGLKSEGDNVWSASQSSGVALLGTAGTGNFGKLTNGALEASNVDMSKELVNMIVAQRNYQSNAQTIKTQDQILNTLVNLR; from the coding sequence ATGGCCTTTTCTCAAGCGGTCAGCGGCCTGAATGCTGCGGCCACCAACCTGGACGTCATTGGCAACAACATCGCCAACTCCGCGACCTATGGTTTTAAATCCGGTTCTGCTTCATTTGCAGACATGTTTGCCGGTTCCAAAGTCGGCCTGGGCGTGAAAGTTGCGGGCATCACTCAGGACTTTACCGACGGCACCACTACCAACACCGGTCGTGGTCTGGACGTTGCCATCAGCCAGAACGGTTTCTTCCGTATGGTCGATTCCAACGGCTCTGTGTTCTACAGCCGTAACGGTCAGTTCAAGCTGGATGAAAACCGTACGCTGGTTAACATGCAGGGCATGCAGCTGACGGGCTACCCGGTAGCGGGTACGCCACCAACCGTTCAGACCGGTGCGAACCCTCAGGCGATTACTATCCCGAATACCCTGATGGCGGCGAAATCGACCACCACCGCGTCGCAGCAGATCAACCTGAACTCAACCGATCCTGTTCAAACGGCCCCCTTCGATGCGACTAACCCGGATACCTATAACAAAAAAGGGACCGTGACCGTATTCGACAGCCAGGGTAACGCCCATAACATGTATGTCTACTACGTTAAGACGGCCGACAATAAATGGGATCTTTACACTCAGGACGGCAGCGTTGCGGGTTCTACAGCGGCCAAAGCGGCGCAGATGAACTTTGATGCGAACGGTAACCTGGCGGGTGTCTATAACTACGACGCTGCGGGTGTACTGAGCGCAACGCCAAACGCCACGCCGGCAATTAACATCACCACGGGTTCTGTCAGCGGTGCGACGGCTGCGACCTTCTCCCTCAGCTTCCAGAACTCCATGCAGCAGAACACCGGTGCAAACAATATCGTGGCGACCAATCAGAACGGCTTCAAGCCGGGCGACCTGGTGAGCTATCAGATCAACGATGACGGCACCGTTGTGGGGAACTACTCCAACGAACAGACTCAGGTTCTGGGTCAGATCGTGCTGGCAAACTTCGCGAACAACGAAGGCCTGAAATCGGAAGGCGACAACGTCTGGTCTGCCTCCCAGTCCTCCGGCGTGGCGCTGCTGGGTACCGCAGGCACCGGTAACTTCGGCAAGCTGACCAACGGCGCGCTGGAAGCCTCCAACGTGGATATGAGTAAAGAACTGGTGAACATGATTGTCGCGCAGCGTAACTATCAGTCGAACGCGCAGACCATCAAAACCCAGGATCAGATCCTCAACACGCTGGTTAACCTGCGTTAA
- the flgK gene encoding flagellar hook-associated protein FlgK: protein MSSLINSAMSGLSAAQSALNTVSNNISSYNVAGYTRQTTVLGASNSTLSGGGWVGNGVYVSGVQREYDAFITNQLRAAQTQSSGLTTRYQQMSKIDDVLSDTTNSLSTTLQDFFKSLQTLVSNAEDPAARQTVLGKAGGLVNQFKTNDQYLRDQDTQVNTAISSSVSQINNYATQIANLNDQISRLTGVGAGASPNDLLDQRDQLVTELNKIVGVEVSVQDSGTFNISLGNGYSLVQGSKASQLAAVKSSADPARTTIAYVDDVAGNIEIPEKFITTGSLGGLLTFRTEDLDKARNSLNQMALAFADAMNTQHEAGFDANGDAGGKLFNFGSPAVLSNSKNGGSAVVTASVADSKQVQATDYKLQFNGTDWTVTRTSDKTSFTMSPDASGNLSFDGLNVNVSGTANTKDSFTVKPVSNVIMNMDLAISDESKLAMASVQNGGESDNRNGQKLLDLQNAKVVGGNKTFNDAYASLVSTVGSSTASLKVSSQTKANVETQLIKQQQTISGVNLDEEYGNLQRYQQYYLANAQVLQTASTLFDAIINIR, encoded by the coding sequence ATGTCCAGTTTGATTAACAGCGCCATGAGTGGCCTCAGTGCTGCGCAGTCGGCACTCAATACCGTCAGTAATAATATTTCAAGCTATAACGTGGCAGGTTACACCCGCCAGACGACCGTGCTGGGTGCCTCTAACAGCACGCTGAGCGGCGGTGGCTGGGTGGGTAACGGGGTTTATGTCTCCGGTGTCCAGCGTGAGTATGACGCCTTCATCACCAACCAGCTGCGCGCCGCGCAGACGCAGAGCAGCGGTCTGACGACGCGCTATCAGCAGATGTCAAAAATTGACGATGTGCTCTCCGATACCACCAACTCGCTCTCCACCACGCTGCAGGACTTCTTCAAAAGCCTGCAAACCCTGGTGAGCAACGCGGAAGACCCGGCTGCCCGTCAGACGGTGCTGGGTAAAGCGGGGGGGCTGGTCAATCAGTTCAAAACCAACGATCAGTATCTTCGTGACCAGGATACGCAGGTCAATACCGCCATCTCAAGCAGCGTGTCTCAGATCAACAACTACGCGACACAGATTGCGAACCTGAACGATCAGATTTCCCGTCTGACCGGCGTCGGTGCGGGCGCTTCGCCTAACGACCTGCTCGACCAGCGGGATCAGCTCGTGACTGAACTGAACAAAATCGTTGGCGTGGAAGTCTCCGTACAGGATAGCGGCACGTTTAATATCTCTCTCGGCAACGGTTACAGCCTGGTGCAGGGCAGCAAAGCCAGCCAACTGGCAGCCGTGAAGTCCAGCGCCGATCCGGCTCGTACGACCATTGCCTACGTCGATGACGTGGCGGGTAATATTGAGATCCCCGAGAAATTTATCACCACCGGTTCTTTAGGCGGTTTACTGACCTTCCGCACGGAAGATCTGGATAAAGCGCGTAACAGCCTGAACCAGATGGCGTTGGCCTTCGCCGATGCGATGAACACGCAGCATGAAGCCGGTTTTGATGCGAACGGTGATGCGGGCGGTAAGCTGTTCAATTTTGGTTCTCCGGCGGTGCTGTCCAACAGCAAGAACGGCGGCTCGGCCGTTGTCACGGCCTCCGTGGCGGACAGTAAACAGGTCCAGGCAACAGACTATAAACTGCAGTTTAACGGCACTGACTGGACGGTCACCCGCACGTCAGACAAAACCAGCTTTACGATGAGCCCGGATGCCAGCGGTAATCTGTCGTTTGATGGCCTTAACGTCAACGTCAGCGGCACGGCAAATACCAAAGACAGCTTTACCGTGAAGCCTGTTTCCAACGTCATCATGAACATGGATCTCGCGATCAGCGACGAGTCCAAACTGGCGATGGCATCGGTGCAGAACGGCGGCGAAAGTGACAACCGTAACGGCCAGAAACTGCTCGATCTACAAAACGCGAAAGTCGTGGGGGGCAACAAAACCTTCAACGATGCGTATGCCTCTCTCGTCAGTACCGTGGGTAGCTCAACGGCGTCACTGAAGGTGAGCAGCCAGACGAAAGCCAACGTGGAGACGCAGTTAATCAAGCAGCAGCAGACCATCTCTGGGGTAAACCTCGACGAAGAGTATGGCAATTTGCAGCGTTATCAGCAGTATTACCTGGCCAATGCCCAGGTATTACAAACTGCCAGTACGCTCTTCGATGCAATTATCAACATTCGTTAA